A genomic segment from Gracilimonas sediminicola encodes:
- a CDS encoding serine hydrolase domain-containing protein, translating to MTKKQTKQILRVVLIAASIGSLYFVPWPLVKAWILPLPDTVQEQVDEAIGHGFDGMIVYVDQSGKPPEYYTGGWKDRENKIPADPKSLFKIASISKLYTAVAATKLVKEKRLSFDKTLTDYIPELNGRIENAEKITLRMMIQHRSGIPNFTDNPAFWDNEQENSKDALDFALDLPASFKPGKGYEYSNTNYLLLRRIMDDVLGYNHHEYIKEKILRPLELGNTYFSITEVDLDDVMSGYYVGYNEDFKANEYGMLATAEDVGIFLRALNDGSVFDEGEQEIYPYEYNHGGLVVGYQSLAEYHKDIDAVVVQFINTTDFNGYEWNLSEISINRIVKIISKKN from the coding sequence TTGACAAAAAAACAAACAAAACAAATTCTCAGAGTAGTATTAATTGCCGCGTCCATAGGCTCTTTGTATTTCGTACCATGGCCTTTGGTTAAAGCATGGATACTTCCACTACCAGATACAGTTCAGGAACAAGTAGATGAGGCCATTGGTCATGGGTTTGACGGAATGATTGTGTATGTAGACCAATCAGGGAAACCGCCGGAATATTACACGGGTGGTTGGAAAGATAGAGAAAACAAAATTCCAGCCGACCCGAAATCTTTGTTCAAAATTGCCAGTATTAGCAAGTTATATACAGCTGTAGCAGCTACTAAGTTGGTCAAAGAAAAGCGTTTGTCTTTTGATAAAACGCTTACCGATTACATTCCAGAACTTAATGGTAGAATTGAAAATGCAGAAAAAATCACCTTGAGGATGATGATTCAACATCGTTCTGGTATTCCAAATTTTACAGATAACCCCGCTTTTTGGGACAACGAACAAGAAAATAGCAAAGATGCCCTGGATTTTGCCCTCGACCTGCCTGCCAGTTTTAAACCGGGTAAGGGATATGAATATTCAAACACGAATTATTTGTTGCTTCGCAGGATTATGGATGATGTTTTAGGGTATAACCACCATGAGTATATCAAAGAGAAAATATTAAGACCACTGGAGCTGGGAAACACCTATTTTTCGATTACTGAAGTCGATTTAGATGATGTTATGAGTGGATATTATGTTGGTTATAACGAAGACTTTAAAGCCAATGAGTATGGAATGTTAGCTACAGCAGAAGATGTGGGTATATTCTTGAGAGCCTTAAACGATGGTTCGGTATTTGACGAGGGAGAACAGGAAATCTATCCTTACGAATACAACCATGGAGGATTGGTCGTTGGTTATCAAAGCCTTGCAGAATATCACAAGGATATTGACGCGGTAGTGGTTCAATTTATTAATACAACAGATTTTAATGGTTATGAATGGAACTTATCGGAAATCAGTATTAACCGTATCGTAAAAATCATAAGTAAGAAAAATTAG
- a CDS encoding type II toxin-antitoxin system VapB family antitoxin codes for MRTNIVIDDDLMDEALKVSRFKTKKDAVEEGLKLLVQRKKQESIKDLRGKLNWKGDLDDMRTDEK; via the coding sequence ATGAGAACGAATATTGTAATCGATGACGACTTAATGGATGAAGCCTTGAAGGTCAGTCGATTTAAAACGAAAAAAGATGCTGTGGAAGAAGGCTTAAAATTATTAGTCCAGCGTAAAAAGCAAGAAAGTATCAAAGATTTACGAGGAAAATTGAACTGGAAAGGTGATTTAGATGATATGAGGACTGACGAGAAATGA
- the vapC gene encoding type II toxin-antitoxin system VapC family toxin translates to MILVDTSVWIDYFNGVSTKHTDSLDRILSEQFVLVGDIILTEILQGFDSDKEFRLAKQALDSLDCVHLGGKSLAIKAASNFRFLRSKGITIRKTVDVLIGSWCIEHEVELLHNDKDFDQIATQLPLQIYNG, encoded by the coding sequence ATGATTTTAGTAGATACAAGCGTTTGGATTGATTATTTCAACGGAGTATCAACAAAACATACTGACAGCCTTGACCGTATTCTTTCAGAGCAGTTTGTTCTTGTAGGAGATATTATCCTCACCGAAATTTTACAAGGTTTTGATAGTGATAAAGAGTTTAGATTAGCCAAACAAGCTCTTGATTCTTTAGATTGCGTTCATCTCGGAGGGAAGTCATTGGCTATAAAAGCAGCTTCAAATTTTCGCTTTCTTCGATCGAAAGGTATTACCATTCGAAAAACGGTAGATGTGCTCATAGGAAGTTGGTGCATAGAACATGAAGTGGAGCTACTGCATAATGACAAAGACTTCGATCAGATAGCAACTCAGCTACCTTTACAAATCTATAATGGCTGA
- a CDS encoding 2-oxo acid dehydrogenase subunit E2 has translation MKNAAHTTLPWPAFRDDVKDFLDLAKDRNYAYGFSEADITRIHAQLQQRKVSGEEPHSLSAYLIWCLGKAVSAHPQVQAVKHKNKLVVFEDVDVAMMIEKELPDGKTFPFPYIFKAVQTKSFEEINTELREAKALSFESIRKRKKSVIPRFLPKFLRLFILKKLLNNPFRAKEVKGTIALTSLGNVLSKRKFWPVPTGPYPIIVATGGVYDSKGVHSPGVKKMLCFSFSLDHDILDGAPVARFGNTFIELLESASGIGEKV, from the coding sequence ATGAAGAACGCTGCACATACCACCCTTCCCTGGCCTGCATTCAGAGATGATGTTAAAGATTTTCTGGATTTGGCTAAAGACCGTAACTATGCCTATGGTTTTTCAGAAGCAGACATCACCCGCATTCATGCTCAACTTCAGCAGAGAAAAGTATCAGGAGAAGAACCACACTCCCTGAGTGCTTACCTGATTTGGTGTTTGGGCAAAGCGGTAAGTGCACACCCTCAGGTTCAGGCCGTTAAGCATAAAAACAAACTGGTGGTGTTTGAGGATGTAGATGTGGCCATGATGATCGAGAAGGAACTGCCCGATGGAAAAACCTTTCCTTTTCCCTACATCTTTAAAGCGGTTCAGACCAAGTCTTTTGAAGAAATAAATACCGAGCTTCGTGAGGCTAAAGCACTGAGTTTTGAGTCCATCCGTAAAAGGAAAAAATCAGTTATCCCCCGTTTTCTTCCCAAGTTCCTCAGGTTATTTATCCTTAAGAAATTGCTCAACAACCCGTTTCGGGCAAAAGAAGTAAAAGGAACCATCGCGTTGACAAGTCTTGGCAACGTTCTGAGTAAGCGCAAATTTTGGCCGGTCCCAACCGGTCCATACCCAATAATTGTAGCCACAGGTGGCGTCTACGATTCCAAAGGCGTGCATTCACCCGGAGTAAAGAAGATGTTATGTTTTTCCTTTTCTCTTGATCATGATATCCTGGATGGGGCTCCGGTAGCCCGTTTTGGGAATACCTTTATTGAACTTTTGGAAAGTGCCTCCGGAATAGGGGAAAAAGTGTAG
- the hisN gene encoding histidinol-phosphatase, translating into MIQDLLQAATEIAKIGGHHTLKYFKKNVEVISKDDDSPVTIADRETEQIMREEILKRFPDHGIIGEEYGKTNEDSNIKWVLDPIDGTKSFIHGIPFYTTLIGVLVDDEPQVGIIYAPALEELCAAAIGEGATLNGEPCKVRKTDKLEDATLLVTEIFRFKEMGQQEIFEELMTKTKLHRTWGDAYGHMMVATGRADLMYDPELNIWDAAALLPVMQEAGGVFSDIEGNETIFSGNGFSTNKALFPEVMKIFEAHTN; encoded by the coding sequence ATGATACAAGATTTATTACAAGCAGCAACTGAAATTGCTAAAATTGGCGGACATCATACCTTAAAATATTTTAAAAAGAATGTGGAAGTCATTAGCAAAGATGATGACTCCCCCGTTACCATAGCTGATCGTGAAACCGAACAGATAATGCGGGAGGAAATCCTCAAACGATTTCCTGACCACGGTATCATTGGTGAAGAATACGGCAAAACCAACGAAGATAGTAACATTAAGTGGGTGCTGGATCCGATAGATGGAACAAAATCCTTTATTCACGGCATTCCATTTTACACTACACTGATTGGGGTTTTAGTGGATGATGAACCACAGGTGGGCATCATTTACGCTCCGGCTTTAGAGGAACTTTGTGCCGCAGCTATTGGAGAGGGTGCTACCTTAAATGGAGAACCCTGCAAGGTTCGTAAAACCGATAAGCTGGAAGATGCGACCTTGTTGGTAACCGAGATTTTCAGGTTTAAGGAAATGGGGCAGCAGGAAATTTTTGAGGAACTCATGACCAAAACCAAACTACACAGAACATGGGGAGATGCTTACGGCCACATGATGGTGGCTACCGGCCGGGCTGACCTGATGTATGATCCTGAACTTAATATTTGGGATGCCGCTGCGTTACTTCCGGTGATGCAGGAGGCCGGAGGAGTTTTTAGTGATATTGAAGGCAATGAAACCATATTTTCAGGAAACGGATTCTCCACCAACAAAGCCCTCTTCCCTGAAGTAATGAAAATATTTGAAGCACACACCAACTAA
- a CDS encoding enolase C-terminal domain-like protein: MNIDKLIIKPLEIPFNSSFEHSSAKRKKTQAVLVAARTKKGNTGLGEGCPRVYVTGETVYTCIDFFNKHAPEIKRHIHSISDLKNWVSHNKTLIDKNPSAWCAIELSILDALSKDQKTSVEATVEVPELQPAFQYSAVIGMSNEAVARKRIKKFNALGFKDLKVKISGNLTKDNSILQTVKEIIPTATIRLDANNLWNVPEQAVKYLKGLSFTPSAIEEPLEAEDFEGHRKFIEQSGIPVILDESIYLEEHLESILSFSENFIINLRVSKMGGILRSLKMAEMAAGADIPLVIGSQVGETSILTRAALTISSTYSDRVRAMEGAYGTLLLDRDVTDKSLMFGKNGVINTLESLDYKKYGFGLAYKKEFTKI; this comes from the coding sequence ATGAACATAGACAAACTCATAATCAAACCACTTGAGATCCCTTTCAATTCAAGCTTTGAACATAGTTCGGCCAAACGTAAAAAAACGCAGGCTGTTTTAGTCGCTGCCAGGACTAAAAAGGGAAACACGGGGCTTGGGGAAGGTTGCCCCCGGGTATATGTAACAGGAGAAACAGTGTATACATGCATCGATTTCTTTAATAAACATGCTCCTGAAATTAAACGCCATATCCATTCTATATCTGACCTGAAAAATTGGGTTTCTCATAATAAAACACTCATCGATAAAAACCCTTCGGCGTGGTGTGCCATTGAACTTTCCATCCTTGATGCGTTATCAAAAGACCAGAAAACATCGGTAGAAGCCACGGTTGAAGTACCTGAATTACAACCTGCTTTTCAGTACAGTGCTGTGATTGGGATGAGCAATGAAGCGGTAGCAAGGAAAAGGATTAAAAAGTTTAATGCACTGGGCTTTAAAGATTTAAAAGTAAAGATATCCGGGAACCTGACTAAGGATAACTCCATACTACAAACTGTCAAAGAAATTATCCCAACGGCAACCATCCGATTAGATGCCAATAACCTGTGGAATGTGCCGGAGCAAGCAGTGAAGTATCTTAAGGGACTTTCTTTCACTCCTTCAGCTATAGAAGAGCCTCTTGAAGCAGAGGACTTTGAAGGTCACAGAAAGTTTATTGAACAATCCGGAATTCCCGTAATCCTGGATGAATCTATTTACCTGGAAGAGCATTTAGAATCCATTCTGAGTTTTTCAGAAAACTTCATCATTAATCTGAGGGTATCAAAAATGGGAGGTATTCTAAGATCTTTGAAAATGGCTGAAATGGCCGCTGGTGCCGATATCCCTTTAGTCATTGGCTCACAAGTTGGTGAGACCAGTATCTTAACCCGAGCCGCCCTAACCATTTCAAGTACATACTCTGACCGGGTCAGGGCTATGGAAGGAGCTTATGGGACTTTACTTTTAGACAGAGATGTAACGGACAAGTCCCTCATGTTTGGCAAAAATGGAGTAATAAATACCCTTGAGAGCCTTGACTATAAAAAGTATGGTTTCGGCCTTGCCTATAAAAAAGAGTTCACGAAGATATAA
- a CDS encoding GH3 family domain-containing protein, whose translation MEKAEIKYGFWPYVVYPGTMIISLGMFFVLMANGFELLASTYIPLTFGALSIIFFELYTPHQKEWIFDKHDVINDSLFMLTVQTILPKILSFLVAIFILRMLDYYELQITGLWPHHWSIALQVILMVLIADFFRYWLHKFSHEIPFLWKFHAVHHSPKKLYWLNVGRFHPVEKALQFLGDAMPFIIVGVSEEVLALYFVFYAVNGFFQHCNIELEMGPLNYVISGPQLHRWHHSRNIEESNTNYGNNIIIWDILFGTYFFPKHRLVDELGLLNKEYPLDYLSQLKTPFSGEIDKKALPLQGISGMILNTLLKLKMKWIEITLYNPLKELARSPEKVQKETLSSILLENKNTVYGKEYNFDRITGYESYREKVPVSEYEDIRGLIEKQDLEKTTSLTAESPLFYNQTSGTTGQPKYLPVLKRTLASLKKTQQIFSLVQYTACPEAFYGKIIGLVSPAVEGYMPSGNPFGSASGHIYNTMPWLARKKYVIPKEVFQIKDYEIKYYIVCRLMIEEKDVTYLGSANPSSFHKLLDVINQNFSHICSDIASGTCKYLGDLDPRIIAAVNRRLKPNSKRAEELAHLFSSGDQIAYEEIWPYLKLLITWTGGSCGISLKSVLPKFRNDIRVIDLGYLSSELRATVTINPDTNEGVPTIGENFFEFVHRDDWENDRPDFKTIGSLEQGEQYYIFVTTPTGLYRYNMNDIVEISGKFENTPTFRFIQKGKGVTNITGEKLYVSQVINAVKKAEQELDLDFRFYQMLADEKSSLYELYIEPGERIIPSISELSRVIDTALQEQNIEYKTKRESDRLQELNLHILAHGCYESYKDFYLKQGQREGQFKPQILQYKSNFDFKIQEFIAE comes from the coding sequence ATGGAAAAAGCAGAAATCAAATACGGCTTTTGGCCTTATGTAGTTTACCCCGGAACAATGATCATCAGTCTGGGGATGTTTTTTGTACTAATGGCTAATGGCTTTGAGTTGCTTGCCAGTACCTATATTCCACTTACCTTTGGGGCCTTATCCATCATCTTTTTTGAGCTATACACTCCCCATCAAAAAGAATGGATTTTTGACAAGCATGATGTCATTAACGACTCGCTGTTCATGCTCACCGTCCAAACTATCCTGCCTAAAATCCTCAGCTTCCTCGTTGCCATTTTCATATTGCGGATGCTGGACTATTATGAACTCCAAATTACCGGACTGTGGCCCCATCACTGGTCTATAGCATTACAGGTAATTTTAATGGTGCTTATTGCCGATTTCTTTCGTTATTGGCTGCATAAGTTTTCCCATGAGATTCCATTTCTCTGGAAGTTTCACGCCGTTCACCATTCACCCAAAAAACTATACTGGCTTAATGTGGGGCGATTCCATCCTGTTGAAAAAGCACTGCAGTTTCTGGGCGATGCCATGCCGTTCATTATTGTAGGAGTTTCGGAAGAGGTGCTGGCGCTTTACTTTGTTTTTTATGCGGTTAATGGCTTTTTCCAACATTGCAATATCGAACTGGAAATGGGGCCACTCAACTATGTAATCAGCGGTCCACAACTACATCGTTGGCATCATTCCCGAAATATTGAAGAATCCAACACCAACTACGGAAACAACATTATTATATGGGATATTCTTTTTGGCACCTACTTTTTCCCAAAACACCGGCTTGTAGATGAACTTGGCCTGCTCAACAAAGAGTATCCATTAGATTACCTGTCCCAATTAAAAACTCCCTTCTCCGGTGAAATAGACAAAAAAGCCCTCCCCCTCCAAGGTATTTCCGGAATGATTTTGAATACCCTTCTGAAATTAAAAATGAAGTGGATTGAGATTACCCTTTATAACCCTTTGAAAGAACTTGCCCGATCACCTGAGAAAGTTCAGAAAGAAACGTTGTCTTCCATTCTTTTGGAGAATAAAAATACCGTTTATGGGAAAGAGTATAACTTTGATAGAATCACCGGTTACGAAAGTTATCGAGAGAAAGTACCGGTTAGTGAGTATGAGGACATCCGGGGCTTAATCGAAAAGCAGGATCTTGAGAAAACAACTTCACTAACTGCAGAATCTCCCCTTTTTTATAACCAAACGAGTGGAACAACTGGTCAACCTAAATACCTGCCTGTTTTAAAGAGAACCCTGGCATCGTTAAAGAAGACTCAACAGATATTTTCCCTGGTTCAGTACACAGCTTGTCCGGAAGCGTTTTACGGGAAGATCATAGGTTTGGTGAGCCCGGCTGTAGAAGGTTATATGCCTTCCGGTAATCCTTTTGGAAGTGCCTCCGGTCATATTTATAACACCATGCCCTGGCTTGCCCGTAAGAAATACGTTATTCCTAAAGAGGTATTTCAGATTAAAGACTATGAGATAAAATATTACATAGTATGCCGGCTGATGATCGAGGAAAAAGATGTGACGTACCTGGGAAGTGCCAACCCTTCCAGTTTTCACAAACTTCTGGATGTTATAAATCAAAATTTTAGCCACATTTGTAGCGACATCGCTTCAGGAACGTGCAAATACCTCGGAGATTTAGATCCTCGAATTATCGCTGCGGTAAACAGGAGACTAAAACCGAATTCAAAAAGAGCTGAAGAACTGGCTCACTTATTTAGCTCCGGCGATCAAATAGCCTACGAAGAAATCTGGCCTTACCTGAAGCTATTGATTACCTGGACCGGGGGAAGTTGTGGAATTTCATTGAAGAGTGTTCTTCCAAAATTCCGAAATGATATCCGTGTTATTGATCTTGGATATTTATCCAGCGAACTAAGAGCAACGGTTACGATAAACCCGGATACGAATGAAGGCGTGCCTACCATCGGAGAAAACTTTTTTGAGTTTGTTCACAGAGATGATTGGGAGAATGACCGCCCTGACTTTAAAACGATAGGAAGTTTAGAACAAGGAGAGCAATACTATATTTTTGTAACCACTCCCACCGGTTTGTATAGGTACAATATGAACGATATCGTTGAAATATCAGGTAAGTTTGAGAATACTCCCACTTTTCGCTTTATACAAAAAGGGAAAGGAGTTACGAATATAACCGGGGAGAAATTATATGTAAGCCAGGTCATTAATGCCGTTAAAAAAGCAGAACAAGAACTCGACCTTGATTTTCGTTTTTACCAAATGTTGGCTGATGAGAAATCGTCTTTATATGAATTATATATTGAACCCGGCGAGAGAATAATTCCTTCTATCTCAGAACTCAGCCGGGTTATTGATACAGCCCTGCAAGAACAGAATATAGAATACAAAACAAAAAGGGAGAGCGATCGGCTGCAGGAGTTAAATCTACATATTCTTGCGCATGGCTGTTATGAATCCTACAAAGATTTTTATTTGAAGCAAGGACAAAGAGAGGGGCAATTTAAACCTCAAATTTTACAGTACAAGAGTAACTTTGATTTTAAAATTCAGGAGTTTATTGCTGAATGA
- a CDS encoding YceI family protein, producing the protein MRKVLQTILIPALCMLPALSFAQNGKVRLSNESKLSINGKSNVNDFRCESEHELQQDSLDFDYHFSADTITVDGVSLFLEISEFDCGKKAINRDFRSTLKYKEHPFIQITLNELILENEENPVPKAANVTITIAGVERNYEVPLNAFSSSEEGVLVGGNKTLYMTDFGLTPPSPLFGLVQVSDELDIVFDLIVRFEP; encoded by the coding sequence ATGAGAAAGGTTCTTCAAACAATTTTGATTCCGGCTTTGTGCATGCTTCCCGCATTGTCGTTTGCACAAAACGGAAAAGTACGGCTCAGCAATGAGAGTAAGTTAAGCATTAATGGAAAATCAAATGTGAATGATTTCAGGTGTGAATCGGAGCACGAGCTGCAGCAGGATTCCCTGGATTTTGACTATCACTTTTCAGCAGACACCATCACTGTGGATGGGGTTTCCCTGTTTCTGGAAATCAGCGAGTTTGATTGTGGAAAAAAGGCTATCAACCGTGATTTTCGAAGTACTTTAAAGTACAAGGAACATCCCTTTATACAAATTACGCTGAATGAATTGATTCTGGAGAATGAAGAGAACCCGGTTCCTAAAGCAGCCAATGTCACTATTACCATTGCCGGGGTTGAACGAAACTACGAAGTGCCTCTTAATGCTTTCTCCAGCAGCGAAGAAGGGGTATTGGTTGGAGGAAATAAAACACTTTATATGACCGATTTCGGCCTCACTCCTCCCTCTCCTCTTTTTGGACTCGTTCAGGTAAGCGATGAACTGGATATTGTGTTTGATTTGATAGTTCGGTTTGAGCCCTGA
- a CDS encoding YceI family protein encodes MLKTTFSFILTLLLSTALFAQTYQIVPDESEIIVWGTSNVHDWEAPADEFSGSATIEVSGDSLVSISSLQFDVVAEEINSGKGGMDKRIDDALKVKKHPNITFSLTEIENKGPASLIANGELTIAGVTKNVQMEVEYQLQADGSILFNGKQNIDMTEFNVDPPTAMFGTIKAGEKVDVEFNAKFAQ; translated from the coding sequence ATGTTAAAGACTACATTTTCATTCATACTAACACTGCTGTTAAGTACAGCACTTTTCGCGCAAACCTATCAAATAGTACCAGACGAAAGTGAAATCATCGTTTGGGGAACTTCAAATGTACACGACTGGGAAGCTCCTGCTGATGAGTTCTCCGGTTCGGCTACCATAGAAGTATCCGGCGATTCCCTGGTCTCAATTTCAAGCCTGCAATTCGATGTTGTAGCTGAAGAGATTAACAGTGGAAAAGGTGGAATGGACAAACGAATTGATGATGCACTGAAAGTGAAGAAGCATCCGAATATTACTTTTTCATTAACTGAAATCGAGAATAAAGGACCCGCTTCACTAATTGCTAACGGTGAACTCACTATAGCTGGTGTAACCAAGAACGTACAGATGGAAGTTGAATATCAACTCCAGGCAGACGGCAGCATCCTGTTTAACGGGAAGCAGAATATTGATATGACTGAATTTAATGTTGATCCACCCACTGCCATGTTCGGCACTATTAAAGCCGGGGAAAAGGTAGATGTGGAATTCAATGCAAAATTCGCTCAATAA
- a CDS encoding cytochrome P450, whose protein sequence is MEHSTQALKPPPVADGQAPFFNHLFKFKSDTHGFLQEQSKNMGPLFTVKLLSRDIYVLNHPDAIQHVLAGNAHNYSRMKPYSIMVELLGRGLITTEGDEWKRRRRIAQPSFHKRKMGELFDEMQQTITQFIEQREYTGTQSTDLDREMSQITIEVLSNTILKNDIEFETEQLKTNFALAWDYLSQKRFRWTKLLNKLPSKTKSKGQRAIADLKKSILEIIEKRRTSSGEFNDLMDMLMNATDEETGDNLSNEELLDEVITLFTAGHDTTAVALTWSLYCLAHHPKVEEKVLAEIDRNWKEDGFLFEDLRHFPYLNMFIREVMRLFPPVWTFGRRSLEEDEIMGFKIPADASVTLPSILVHRNPEFWEKPDDFYPEHFTEERVAGRHKYAYFPFGGGQRLCIGQHFALMEIQLVLMFLLRKYTVTLASNKPAELNLLISTKPKNPIWAVFTPRNI, encoded by the coding sequence ATGGAACATTCTACACAAGCCTTAAAACCCCCTCCCGTTGCCGATGGACAGGCTCCTTTCTTTAATCACCTGTTTAAGTTTAAGTCGGATACGCATGGATTTCTACAGGAGCAAAGCAAGAATATGGGACCTTTGTTTACGGTAAAGCTTCTTTCCAGGGATATTTATGTATTGAATCACCCGGATGCTATTCAGCACGTTCTGGCCGGTAATGCCCATAACTACAGTCGGATGAAGCCCTATTCCATCATGGTTGAGTTACTGGGCCGTGGACTGATTACTACCGAGGGTGATGAATGGAAACGCAGAAGGCGTATTGCTCAACCTTCTTTCCACAAAAGAAAAATGGGAGAGCTCTTTGATGAGATGCAGCAGACGATCACCCAATTTATTGAACAGAGAGAATATACCGGGACCCAATCAACCGATCTTGACAGGGAAATGAGCCAGATTACTATTGAGGTACTGAGCAATACCATTCTGAAGAACGACATTGAGTTTGAAACCGAGCAATTGAAAACCAACTTTGCACTTGCATGGGATTACCTGTCCCAGAAACGTTTCCGGTGGACCAAGCTGCTAAATAAACTACCCAGTAAAACAAAATCGAAAGGGCAGCGTGCAATAGCTGATTTAAAGAAATCCATCCTTGAAATCATCGAAAAACGCAGGACTTCATCAGGAGAGTTTAATGACCTGATGGATATGTTGATGAACGCTACCGATGAAGAAACCGGAGATAATCTTTCAAACGAAGAGTTACTGGATGAGGTAATCACGCTATTCACTGCCGGGCATGATACTACAGCCGTGGCTCTTACCTGGAGCCTTTACTGCCTGGCTCATCACCCCAAAGTGGAAGAAAAAGTTCTCGCAGAAATTGACCGGAACTGGAAAGAAGACGGCTTTCTCTTTGAAGATCTGCGTCATTTCCCCTACCTGAACATGTTTATACGAGAAGTGATGCGTTTATTCCCTCCGGTCTGGACCTTCGGTCGACGTTCGCTGGAGGAGGATGAAATTATGGGTTTTAAGATACCGGCCGATGCCTCTGTTACCCTCCCCTCCATACTCGTGCACCGTAACCCTGAATTCTGGGAGAAGCCCGATGATTTCTATCCTGAGCATTTTACAGAAGAGCGGGTTGCCGGAAGGCATAAATACGCTTACTTCCCTTTTGGGGGCGGACAAAGGCTCTGTATAGGCCAGCATTTTGCACTAATGGAAATACAGCTCGTGCTCATGTTCCTATTGCGAAAATACACAGTAACCCTTGCATCCAACAAACCCGCTGAACTCAATCTGTTGATTTCAACTAAGCCCAAAAATCCGATATGGGCAGTATTCACACCAAGAAATATTTAG
- a CDS encoding DUF1428 domain-containing protein: MTPYIDGFVLPVPRVHLNEYKNVAEKVAEIWKEYGALAYFEYVGEDLKLEGTRSFIELVDLKEDEVIVFGWVLFPSKETRDSANKKVPNDPRMAELVAPLTDPERLIFDAERMVYGGFQSLVQSS, from the coding sequence ATGACACCATATATCGATGGATTTGTACTTCCCGTTCCCCGAGTTCACCTGAATGAATACAAGAATGTGGCGGAAAAAGTAGCTGAGATTTGGAAGGAATATGGAGCACTCGCTTATTTCGAGTATGTCGGTGAAGATTTGAAGTTGGAAGGCACACGTTCGTTTATAGAACTTGTGGATTTGAAGGAAGACGAAGTAATTGTATTTGGATGGGTTTTATTTCCTTCGAAAGAAACTCGTGATTCAGCAAACAAGAAAGTCCCCAACGACCCAAGGATGGCGGAATTAGTAGCTCCGCTGACCGATCCTGAACGATTGATTTTTGATGCTGAACGAATGGTGTATGGAGGTTTTCAGTCGTTGGTTCAATCGTCATAA